ttaattcatatattgtttttttttatataattaatagtgTGTCAGAAGTAATAGGACAATTACCGAATTAGTCTTCATTACAATTTTAGTTTTATACCCTAAAAATTTTTCAGATTATTTCTATTTACACTATTAAAATTTCAGAACTCAGCAACTAAGAACAATTAATCAACCTGTCAAACTGCTGATATTTATTTGTGCTTATTATACTTCATTTATACTGCAGGTTTATTCAGCTACAGTGAGATCAGATGTGTGCCACACATTAACATGTACAACACAATAGTAACCCTGTGATTAATGTGTGTGCTTTGTATATTGATAGATTTCTGTGGATGACTAATGACTCACAGCTGTAGACTGAAAGGCACTCCCAGGATTTCAAACCTCTCCATCTCAAAGTCCACTCCGATGGTGGCTTTGTAGCCTTTCTCATAAGTGCCCCTGCAAAACCTGAGAGTAAACAGGAGTTAAAATGTTAATCTCACCACACCTTTCAGCTTACAACATCTGCAAAATATATCTAGAAGACGTACCTTATACTGCACATactatagaatttttttttcttatattattaATCTCcgtctcaattttttttaaaagtaaatgaatatATTGCACTGCTTACCTGTTGATCAAACTTGTTTTCCCCACAGAAACATCACCCACAACTATGACCTTGGCTACTGTGAatctgacacagtgacacatttttcaaaattatgTGACTATTGCACATCATAGCGAAAAGCTGGATTTTGGTCAGAAAGAGAAGTTTGTCATGGGACTTACCTCAGTGAGTCTGACTTCTGACATGCAGTTTGCACAGTAACATGGAAGTCTGTTTTGGTGTGCACTGCAGCATCGCTTGTAAAAAACTAAACAGCAGaccaattaaaaacagaaaagggTTATTATGTTgaaattaaatagaataaaacaataaatgtagGTATTTGGTTAAATTCGGGTATTAAATACAGCTTAAAACTTAAACAATacattctgttatttatttgcttgcttgttaagttaattatttaatttgtctgtctatctatctatctatctatctatctatctatctatctatctatctatctatctactgtatctatctatctaacggtttcctcccctggtccaaagacatgcatggtaggttgattagcatcaaCCTACCTTGATTAgcatgattgcgtgagtgaatgagagtgtatgtgtgccctgcgatgggttggcactaagtccagggtgtatcctgccttgatgcccgatgatgcctgagataggcacaggctccccgtgaccagaggtagttcggataagcggtagaaaatgagtgagtgagtagtattaaatgtcattttctttgGTAATTAATTTGATAATTGTGAAATCTGacatctaataaataaataaataaataaataaataaataaataaataaataaataactgaaatattttgaacacattatttatcaaataaaaaaaatctaatcattgATAAGGTGAGCttctaattaaaaattaaaatagcttTTATTAAACATGAGAACAAAGTGTGGGTCAATAAATTTTCCACATTGTGGATGTGATTTAATGGACTATATTggagtaaaaaatatataacgtgttgtatatgtatgttatatataaGGACACTGTGGTGTAATTGGAGTAAAACATATAGaacatattataaaaaaataaacaaaggcctatttttaaaataaaaaggaaatctTAATACATCCACTTTGTGTCAGACCACATCACAGCACACTACTGTAAATTCATTTCCTAGAACATTACAttcctgtgttttattccttacttaatcAAGGGCAAATTATTATTGCCAAATTCAGCACACCGTGAAAGCTTGTACAGTGATAATTTTCCATAAAGGACCGCACATAAGGAGTGTGAAACTGAGTCAGGATTACCAGCGGGAGCTCATGGATGATCCTGTCTTCTCGTATAGGTGGTAAAGAACTCATAATTGAGCTGCTTAGACACACaagcaaatacaaaaacaaaatacatgtcAGATATCAAGCCAAATGGTGTACAGGATTATGCATCTATGTAAGTTGATCATGTACAGAAACCAGGTGGCTTCTGTTAAGAGGTTAAGACTCATCTGTttacacccacaaacacataaCTAATGCATGATGACTCAATCCTTAGACTATCAGGAAATACTGAAGTATTCACAGCCAGTGAGTCATAACggagtaatattaataatggtAATAATTAAGTATTAACATCTTAACTCATTTTGCTTCATTATTTCCTGAGGCTTTAAGACTGTGCATGCATTAATACATCAGTATCAGAGTATCAGAGTATTAGTTACATGTTAATATATTCCTAACTGTGTTACCATTGAGCACTCTGATGGCCCCAAAAATTCCTCTAGATCAACAAAGAATCAATAATTTGCCACAACCAACTTCATGTCTATTTAAGCCTGAATTAATCTGCGATGTGAAATGAAGAGAAGAGTCCAGAAAATTGTAGAAAAAGATCAAATATTGTACATGGAGAACAAACCTGGAAAATTCTTTCCAAATTCACTGTGCATATGTTTACGTCATTACGTTTTTAATCTTCACTGCAtgaattatttatgtgttttttcttatttattgaaGTATTCCAATAATTCTGATATTCATTTTGTAAAGCAACTTACTTATTCTTCAGTAGGGTGTAATGCTTAGTTCAGTTCTCCTTATTTCATGTTATAGCTTAACAGacttcttttttatattattattattattattattattattattattattgtttagttagtttgtttgttagttgattatttatttgttgcttaattattatttttttaaatctacaatcaagataagaaaaaaaaagaacatggtTCAGAAATTTAAAATAGGTATACTCTCTAACTCAAACTAGTATTGTACACCCAAAAACGTACttatttttgaaattatttacGACATCTAAAACATTTCtgaatttataaaaagaaataataataataatttacttttttgtaCTAATTGaataatctaattaaaaatacaaGCAAAATGCACAAAAAGCTTAAACACATTCTACATTCACTAATCCTGAAACCAAATAGCCAGATATAACTGATACATACCAAATAAATGTGCAGTATATTAATCCTACTGAATTTATAACAGCCCACAAgagtccatctctctctctctctctctctctctctctctctcgcaaaGAAAGATCCAAGTCAAAATATTCCTTTAACTATTATAGAAACTAATTTAAATAACTTGAACGGCAACATTCACACAACCAGTCTAAGTTAAAATGCGCTCTGTGCTCACCATTAAACCCTGCCCTCTGCTGGTGATTATCAGTACTACCAAATtaaactacattacccataaaGCATTAATAGCGTCTCGCGATAATGTGTACCTCCGAACCCCTGCAAAATAGACCAGGAAACCCGTCTGTTCTTCCTTTCTCAACATGGCCCCGAAGGCGAAGAAGGAAGGTGCgctatttttaatgaattattttgtaaaaataagtaTTATTCGTAAGAACCCGATCTTAATATTTAACGGAATGGTTATTGGAGCAGTTATGTTCGTAAATGTTACGGTTTTATGCTATTTACACAGTCGTAATGCTGCTTATAATCTCTTGAAATGTCGGACGTTTACTTCCAGCGGCACACGTTAGCCTAGCTAGCTTGTAGTTAGCCTAGTTAGCTAGCCCTAGAAAACTAAAAACTAGCTCTAGTCACCGATTTAAAAACTAGCTATAGTCACGTCCTGATCATGAAAATGTGCTTGTTGAAAAGTTTTCTTCAtgcgtttttgttttaatttaaggtAAAAGTAAATACTCGGAGTTTTCGATGAAACTGTTCATGTTACTTTGCTTAGCCGGTTGGTACTCTGAGGTAATCACATGTGAACACACCATTAGCTCTCATTCACAAGAGACAAACATTACAAAGTGTTACAAAGCACGCTAACACGTATAGAGTTATCATTTTGGATTATTTCACgattaaatatttgatattttaaacattgtAGCTTGTTGGCCCGACTTATTGTAGGTCCTGTTGTAGGTCTTCAAAGGTTGTTGGCTTATTAGGACGTGATTCTTCCAGAGCTGTAAAAGTGAAATGTCAGAGGGTTGAGATGAATGCTGGATGTTCTGTTGTAAAACACTAAGACAATCTTTAAAGACGTTGTGAGCTGTATTAACAAAATATCAACTTTTGTCTTTGGACATCACCTTAACcgaatgtatatatgtatatatatatatatatatagatatatatatatatagatatatatatatatagatatatatatatatagatatatatatatagatatagatagatagatagatagatagatgtgtgtttagattTCAATTTGTTGGCTTTCCTTGCTTCTTTTTGCAGTTGTCCCAGCCAAGACTGAGGTCAAGTCGAAGGCTCTGAAGGCCAAGAAGGCCGTACTGAAAGGAGTGCACAGCCACAGGAAGAAGAAGGTCAGGACCAGCCCGACTTTCCGCAGGCCCAAGACTCTGCGCCTAAGGAGGCAGCCCAAGTACCCCAGGAAGAGCGCACCACGCAGGAACAAGTGAGTTTGAATACTGGTTTTTGCATATTGCTTCAtcagtggggggaaaaaaataaatgtatttggtCTGTGGGTTCATGCCCATGCTCCTAATGCATTTTAATTCCAGTCTACAATAAGTATGTCAGTTCCTCAGGTACATACATATGTTGCACAATCATATAGCTAGTTTACACCAtcaaaacataaatatacatacaggtagcaacttttttctgtttatttctggaGCACATGGAAAGTAGTTTTAAAAACACTGCCAATTCCTCGAGTTATAACAAAACACTTCACTGTTGTATATTTACACAGcatgatttttgttttagtaGTGTGatgggtgtttttttgtgtgtaatatcacttctatttaaaaatgtttcatttgttaCCGGTGTCAGTTTTTTACCAAATTAGGATGCAAATGATGGGAATTGCGATCAAAGCATGATGTATTGTGATTACAGCTTTTTGAATACTGATGCATCCTAATATCTTAATGTGTAGTGTGCTGTTGCTGGTTTAATTCTTACCAACGTGTCTAACGGCCTCGGTTCTGATGCCCTTATACACATTCAGGTTGGACCACTATGCCATCATTAAGTTCCCCCTGACCACAGAGTCAGCCATGAAGAAGATCGAGGACAACAACACTCTGGTCTTCATTGTTGACGTCAAA
This genomic interval from Tachysurus vachellii isolate PV-2020 chromosome 17, HZAU_Pvac_v1, whole genome shotgun sequence contains the following:
- the rpl23a gene encoding 60S ribosomal protein L23a, which codes for MAPKAKKEVVPAKTEVKSKALKAKKAVLKGVHSHRKKKVRTSPTFRRPKTLRLRRQPKYPRKSAPRRNKLDHYAIIKFPLTTESAMKKIEDNNTLVFIVDVKANKHQIKHAVKKLYDIDVAKVNTLIRPDGEKKAYVRLAPDYDALDVANKIGII